The following are encoded together in the Chaetodon auriga isolate fChaAug3 chromosome 4, fChaAug3.hap1, whole genome shotgun sequence genome:
- the smim18 gene encoding small integral membrane protein 18, whose amino-acid sequence MANLTTTINPSNLPWHAEAVPLSHVSLQVQEVYPFHDGWNVACFIILLLFILTVLSLAALAVLYELLDCGCCAKGKTHQQLQEEGPASCSKLMTSICKEPESHTEVV is encoded by the coding sequence ATGGCCAACCTCACTACCACTATAAACCCAAGCAATCTCCCATGGCACGCAGAGGCAGTCCCTCTCTCCCACGTCTCCTTGCAGGTCCAGGAGGTCTACCCTTTCCACGATGGCTGGAATGTGGCCTGCTTCATCATCCTTCTGCTCTTCATTCTCACTGTTCTGTCTCTGGCTGCCTTGGCCGTGCTCTATGAGCTACTGGACTGTGGGTGCTGCGCCAAAGGGAAGACACAtcagcagctacaggaggaGGGGCCGGCAAGCTGCAGCAAGCTCATGACCAGCATTTGCAAAGAGCCGGAATCCCACACTGAGGTGGTATAA